The DNA window GCCCCCAGGTCCAAAAGGGATCCCTATTCTGGGACATCTACACATGCTGGGGAAGAATCCTCACCAAGATCTGCAAAGAATTGCCAAAAACCACGGCCCCATTATGTATATGCAATTTGGGTTCGTTCCAAACATCGTTGTCTCATCTCCTGAGGCAGCTGAGCTTTTCCGCAAGACCCACCTCATCAGGGCTCTAAATATGTGTCATGGGATCAGAGGAACTTTCCTTCGGGGAGTATGGTCCATACTGGCGGAACATGCGCAAGTTATGCACCTTGGAGCTGCTCAGCACCCATAAGATCAATTCTTTCCAACCTATGAGAAGGGAAGAGATTGTTCTTTTTGTTGAATCCATCAAGGAAGCTTCCAGACTACATGTTGCTGTCGATCTTAGTGCCAAGGTCTGGTCCCTGACTGCAGAGACGGGCTGCAGGATGGTGTTTGGCAAGAAATATGATGACAAAGACATAGATGAGAGAGGCTTCAAAACTGTGATCCAAGAAGTGATGAAACTAGCAGCAGCTCCCAATTTGGGTGATTACTTTCCTTTCCCTGGAGTCTTGGATCTCCGAGGGCTGACAAGGAAGATGAAGGCACTTGCAGAAGTTTTTGATGATTTCTTTGAGAAAGTTATCGAAGACCATGTTCGAGCCGGAGATCATCATGACCAGACAAAAGACATTGTTGATACCATGATGTCCATAATGCAGAGTGGACAAGCTGAATTTCAGTTTGACCGGCGTCATGTCAAGGCTATTATGCTGGTAAGCACATGGTGCAATTAATAATTCTACTTATTTTCATAACAGTAACTTAGTGATGCGTAATAAGTTGATAAAGAATTACATGTGCAGGACTTGCTCAGAGGTTCAATGGACTCATCAGCATCATCAGTTGAGTGGATACTCTCTGAACTGATAAGAAATCCAACAGTTATGAAGAAACTACAGAAAGAGTTGGAACGAGTGGTGGGATTGAAGAGGATGGTTGAGGAGTCTGACCTGGACAAACTCGAATATCTCGACATGGTTGTAAAGGAAACCTTCAGGATGCATCCAGTGGCTCCACTGTTGGTTCCTCACTATGCAAGGGAAGACAGCAAGGTTGATGGCTATGACATACCAAAAGAATCAAGAATACTCGTCAACACATATGCAATTGGCCGTGATCCAAATGTATGGACTGATCCAGTGATGTTCATTCCAGAGAGGTTTTCTGGCAGCGACATTGATCTCAGGGGACAACATTTCAGCTCCTTCCATTTGGCTCTGGGAGGAGAGGTTGTCCCGGAATCCAACTGGGGCTCATCCAAGTTCGACTGATCGTGTCACAGTTAGTCCACTGCTTCGATTGGCAGCTGGCAAATGAAATGTCGCCAGAGGAGCTGGACATGAATGAGGAATTTGGCCTTGCTGTTACAAGAGCCAATCATCTGATGGCAATCCCTACCTTTCGGTTgcataactaacttttgaagcAAACTAGAAAAAACATGCTAAATAAGTACTCAAAGCCAGGTGCATGTATCACAAGGCTGTAAGAGATCAAAATGATTTCagctaaaattataaatcatgcATTCTTCTCCAACTATGGTCAGCACAATCAGTTTATCCCATTCCCAATCAAGCACAAACACGACTTAGATTAAGATTATAACAGATGATTATTGAGAACATGAAGTAGCCCGAGCTAAGTTACAAACTCCACTTCTTAAAGAGGGGAACAGAGAAACCTACAGTTTTCAAATTATAGTTTTATGATTTTCAATTAGATTAAAAGAATCCACAAGATCCGGCAGCAATTCCAAATTCATGAGCAGATAACGTACAATAATTCCTTCAGTCCAAAATAAGTATAAACCATTCATCAAACACAGTGTAGGCAATCATAAATAGGCACACAAACACCACTTGAAACAATCTCACACGCAGGAAACCTCCCCACAGATATGCATAACCTTAATTCACGAACGCAAATAAGAGGTACACAACGGCAATTTTACCTTTAACAATTTTTTAGAGCATCGGCTGAGCGGTGACCGGAGCTCGGCGCAGCAATGTCGAGCGCAAGCATGACTCACACCGTCACACGTGCTTGAGCACAAGTTATGTTGTCCAATAAAAGAACGACACGTGGTTTTTCGTTttgttaaattcgaaaattggATTCAATATGAattaacaaatttaaaattacagaAATTATGACATAAATTAAGAGTGGTTATATTATGGCTGAACGGCTAGTAACCAAATTCGGTGGAGATACgttttatgtatatttatcTAAATTTATATCTCAGATTTACTTACCCCGTTACAACTAAATAGTACTCATATCAAAGACGTATTTTAGATTTACTTAAAGCCCTGTTTACAATTAAATAGTACTCATATGAAAGACGTTTATGattcttttttttcatattgCTACAATGTCGATTTGATGTCTATTACTaaagataataaaaaataaaagtattaatTGATTGAGGatgaatgaaaaagaaaataaatatcaattaaTAAGTGACAAAGTGTAATTTTGTACTAAGTGGTATTAATAAGAGAATGTGGAGTTTTTCAAAAAATGACCTCTTGCCTTGTGTGATTCTATTGTGATATGAGGGTGAGCTGCATTTAAGTTTTGGAGTATTTGATTTGAATCaaattatacttcctccgtccctgaaaatttcaattcattttctgtactaaaaatgataataaatagctaaagtagatagatggtaaagtaagagagagaataacgtgGATGagagtcttctctacattattctctcttattttaccttttctctactttaaatatttattatcattttttcaaaatgagtacagaaaatgaaatatgacaaattttcaagGACAGAGGGAGGAGTATTTTCCCTCCTTTAATAtatcaatttttcattaaaacatTCACTAGACCACATATAAGAGATCTAGAGCTGGGGTTTCATCTTTTTATAATTGACAATATGCAAAACAGTTCTGTAACCAAAGTGCAAATAAAAattgtataaataccccttcCCCCggcttcatttgtaacatttcatttcacgatttcactctcgaaactcacatcttcattactacgaaatggattcaagtcccaatagtctgATGTTTAGTAGTGATGCGCGTCGAGCCGTAACTATAAGCTCCATtctgaattttctttttcagttcTCATCTGTAGTGCTAATAAGAGTCAAATTGCATAAGTTTATAAGTATAAATAGGTCTATTGTATTCCTATCTTATAGattatttgtatatttcttCTACCATCTTTTTTCTTCGAAAAAGGGTTTCACAAAAAAACCCTTATACCGCCATCAACTAATTGTAGTTTGCTATCAAACGACCGCCCTCACGCCCTTCTTTGACACTAACATACTTCGTATCGTATTCGTATGATGCCTTCATTCTTGTTATCATGCCTCCACCCATGCCTCTTGTTCTTGGTGTGCCGACGATCATTGCTGAAGCCGAAGTATCAAATAACGTCAGCTTTGACAAGGTTATGGCCACGATCAATAGTTTGGACAAGTAGGTTATAAATACACGAATAATTACCTCATGAATGATGTTGCTTATAAATTTGAGATGCAAAATCAACATGCAAAGTCATTGGCAAGACTCTTATCtatattattatctctcttactttactttctctccactttagttatttataattttttcaaaacgagtgctaAAAAAGAAACGTCTCTACTACAGTAGGACGGaattagtatataaatatataatcaaaAGATATACTCCACAATCATGGAAGTACTACAGTTCATTATTAAGTAATGAACATTTTGATTTGCATgtaataaaaatcaaattttgccCTAATGATTATAAGGCCACCCGCGGCGCATCTCGTGGgtggctcgtatctcgtcccgccgagacaagacggcggcgagacgcgttgcaacgCCCCGTCTTgtcccggtctcgccgagacgcccgttCCACCGAAACACCTCGCGGGCTGTCTCACCACGCgcttgcgcgacgtggcgcgctccggcgccatgcgtgacgcccactcgccggcccgtgagggggcttcgtcacgctgacgcaataaatcattttattaaaaaaaatttcgaaacGGTAATATACCGTCtaccgttttccttttttaaatttattttttatttttttactctataaatactcatatttcatcctcatttcacacacaaatacaaatcaaatcctccaaatcatctccatttcctgtccaattttcatctaacatctcatcacaaaatgtccggcgatgAAAACTCTGgtggtggcggctccggcgggtttgataTCAaagcgtttggcgactgggggcatgtacaacgCGTTGGGTGGTTCATGTTCCAGTTCGTCTACGCCGGGCACTCatggctcgtcgacgccgggggcgtaccaaccaccccattttgatgtggatgcatacgctcgtccctccgccccgaggtattcgcagggattatcccaaatttgggaggattatccggatgaaccccagccggaaggaggacgaggcggtggaagctccagggcattcgacgccgtggaggaagaggtggaggcggccgaggaggatgaggatgtaggccggcatccgtacagccgcaaggacacgatggcggtgtacaacgcctggatcagcgtcccgtacgatcccatcgtcgggaatcaacaatcccggaagtgcttctgggaaaaggtcactaaggcctacaacgagatcaAGCCAAgagggtcccgccgccgcaccttgaagatgcttcgcgctcactttgaccgaatCGACATGGAGGCCAAAAAAttatgcggcatctacaagaacgaaGCAGCTCATTACAAAGCGGAGCcactggagccgacattctgagatcggctttgcgagtctacttcgacgacaccggcaaagaattcagacatgtcgatgtctgggaggccgtcaaagacgaggaaaggtgggccgacggtgtgcggtccagctcgggctcgacctcgaagcgcacgaagcacacggcgagtggtcaatactcgtctagtgggggagGTTCGGgtagcgccgcacaagaggctGCCTCGCAGGAGTttgagggcacggcagacgATGTTGGGGGTCCTTCCGtgtgcgccgtcggccgcaagggaccaaggcggcgaaggcggctagagggaggatgACCTAATATCGCTATCCAAAAATAatgaaggaaaagaaaaaaaattaatgaaaaaaaattattgaaaaaaaaatagaatattcTATTCACAGAATTCTAATCGGCCTTCTCTTTCAGGTTACCACTGTCTCGCAAACCTAAATCCCAAATTGAAAGAGACCAAAAACCCTTTCTTCCTCCACATTCCGCCGCTCTTCGTCGCCTTTTAGCTGAGTTACTGGTGAGTTCTGCTATCCTAAGATTGTGATGGATTCCAGCTAAATATGTTGTCGCAATCTTGCATGATTTATATTCTCTGTCACAAACGTAGGTTTCGCACGATTGAATtgtaaaattgaattattgtaaACTTCCTTCGAATTTCTTCAGAAAAACTGGGCATATAAGTGCTGTAGAGTGCTTGGTTTTAATCGTCAATTTGTGAATTAAATCTGTTCGTGAGTTCTGACTCTGCGTTTGATCAAAGTAGGCCGGCTGAAGATATTAAATATCTTGTTGTTTTGGAGAGCGGAGAAAATTAGATCAATCAAAACTTGTTTTTTATCTTTAACACAATGCGGAGAAAGTTCAGTTTTTGAAAAGGTTGCACATTACTTGGATTTACTATGAGTTAGTGCTAGAGAATTTCTACAGACTGGGAGATGCTAAGTTCATTCTTATTAAGTAGGTTGTCTACTAAAATAATtagaatttgaaatttatgaaCTATGTAATTTATTGTGAAAAAAATGTTAGGGAATTGCTTTTTCACTCGTCCATCTTCCTTTCGAACTTTGCCATCCAAAAATCCAAATGCTATATCTCAGCAAACTTTGAAGAACTTTTTACTTTCTGCTTTTGATTTATTCTCCAATCCTGTATTGGAAACTTGAAGTTCATCTACTTCAACCAATTTAGTTCCACCTTGTTACTTTTTGGCGTATTTGTTTCGACATACATGCCAGGGCTGATGAATGTTGCTTATGATTTATTGGGAAAATATAGTAATCTGTCATTGATTTGGTGTATGTCTAGCTCAGCAATATTGTTTCCCCAATACCATGGAAGTAACTGGCTAATTTTTACTTGATTATGTGAGAGTACCTCCTACATCCATGATTTAGAAATATGTATATTTGCTCTTCACATAGACACATACCAAATCCTCCTGTTTTATTGAATTGGTtgtgtttcttttattttatttgatgggGTTGGTTGCCTTCAGGCGGATAAATGGCGTATGAACCTCAAGTTATGGACAAATCATCTGAGGAGATCTCAGAAACTGTATCTCAGAAGAAGCTAGAAACACTTGAAGAGGTGCTTTCGAGACACAGGTACCGTAATACTTGGATGACTTTTCTGAAGAGAACTTTTGAACTCTGGAATAGGAAATATGAAGCATCATGGCtaactataaaataaaaagtcaGAAACTATGTTTTGAAGTATTAAGTGCAAAACTCATTAGCAGTTTGTGCAAAAATTATTGATTTGCAGGAAAGAGACTACTGATCTGCAGAACAAGGAAGTTGCAATGAAAAAGGCGGCTGCTAAAGGTAGCAAGGCTGAGCAAAAAACTAAGAAGAAACAAGTTGATGAAGAGATAGCTAGACTCTCAACAAAGCTTAAAGAAAGACAGGCTGATGAACTGGCTTCTTTAGGCTTTAATAGCAGTAGCAGCAGTCAAAAAGGAAAGCTTGATGACTTGGTGGTGAAGGCTATTGCTGGGGTTTCAATCACAAATAAAGCTGAGCAGCCAAAACTCAGTAAGAGTGCCAAAAAGCATAAGAAAAGAGCCGAACAGGATGCAGCCAGGGAGCAAAGAATACAAGAGGAGCAGAGCcaaattgtgagtgatcgaatGATTGAAGATGAGAAGTTAGAGAAAAAGCTCGAGCCTCTTGGATTTACCATCAATGAAATAAAGCCGGATGGGCATTGTCTCTACCGAGCTGTTGAGAATCAGTTGGCCCTCCAATCTGGAGGCTCTTCTCCTTACAACTACCAAGAGCTTCGGAAAATGGTGGCTGCTTATATGCGGGAACATGCAACAGA is part of the Salvia splendens isolate huo1 chromosome 22, SspV2, whole genome shotgun sequence genome and encodes:
- the LOC121788000 gene encoding OVARIAN TUMOR DOMAIN-containing deubiquitinating enzyme 5-like, producing MAYEPQVMDKSSEEISETVSQKKLETLEEVLSRHRKETTDLQNKEVAMKKAAAKGSKAEQKTKKKQVDEEIARLSTKLKERQADELASLGFNSSSSSQKGKLDDLVVKAIAGVSITNKAEQPKLSKSAKKHKKRAEQDAAREQRIQEEQSQIVSDRMIEDEKLEKKLEPLGFTINEIKPDGHCLYRAVENQLALQSGGSSPYNYQELRKMVAAYMREHATDFLPFFLSENMADGESEESLTERFEDYCNEIESTAAWGGQLELGALTHCLKKHIMIFSGSFPDVEMGKEYKSGNATGSAGSSVMLSYHRHAFGLGEHYNSVVSISGQ